A stretch of the Archangium violaceum genome encodes the following:
- a CDS encoding histidine triad nucleotide-binding protein, translated as MSDCIFCKIRDGHVPARVVHRDELCFVLEDINPQAPTHLLVIPTEHIPTVNDLTVDHREQVGHLYLTAAKMARQRGIADSGYRLVMNTHRDAGQTVFHIHLHVLGGRPMEWPPG; from the coding sequence ATGTCCGACTGCATCTTCTGCAAGATTCGCGATGGCCACGTCCCCGCCCGGGTCGTCCACCGCGATGAGCTGTGTTTCGTCCTCGAGGACATCAATCCCCAGGCCCCCACGCACCTGCTCGTCATCCCCACCGAGCACATCCCCACGGTGAACGACCTCACCGTGGACCACCGCGAGCAGGTGGGCCACCTGTACCTCACCGCCGCGAAGATGGCCCGCCAGCGAGGCATCGCCGACAGCGGCTACCGGCTGGTGATGAACACCCACCGCGACGCCGGGCAGACGGTGTTCCACATCCACCTGCACGTGCTGGGCGGACGCCCCATGGAGTGGCCACCGGGATAG
- a CDS encoding YoaK family protein, which translates to MPFSAATSRRGRFAYSTLALLLAGAAGAVNATSFFAFGQHTTHMTGHVTAVGEAAARGQWDGVLLAGRLVFAFVLGAITAAALLDASRHRQRGRHTPALFLETVTLGAVGLWAHEHPNANEPTLMWGLSFAMGLQNALVTRVSGAVVRTTHLTGVLTDIGIQLVRMVVWVRDGARERGLLGLWRKVMALPSADQFERTRLHLGLALAFLSGSTLGSLLFLRYGAPSMAMPCVVLLLVMALDISPAGSHAPATGA; encoded by the coding sequence ATGCCTTTCAGCGCAGCGACGTCACGGCGTGGCCGCTTCGCCTACTCCACGCTGGCCCTGCTGCTGGCGGGGGCGGCCGGAGCGGTCAACGCCACCAGCTTCTTCGCCTTCGGCCAACACACCACCCACATGACGGGGCACGTCACCGCGGTGGGCGAGGCGGCCGCCCGAGGTCAGTGGGACGGCGTCCTCCTGGCGGGCAGGCTGGTGTTCGCCTTCGTCCTGGGCGCCATCACCGCCGCGGCGCTGCTGGACGCCTCGCGCCACCGGCAGCGGGGCCGCCACACCCCGGCGCTCTTCCTGGAGACGGTGACGCTCGGCGCGGTGGGGCTGTGGGCACACGAGCACCCCAACGCCAACGAGCCCACGCTCATGTGGGGCCTGTCCTTCGCCATGGGCCTGCAGAACGCGCTCGTCACCCGCGTCTCCGGTGCCGTGGTGCGCACCACCCACCTCACCGGCGTGCTCACCGACATCGGCATCCAACTGGTGCGCATGGTCGTCTGGGTGCGGGACGGCGCCCGCGAGCGGGGCCTGCTCGGCCTCTGGCGCAAGGTGATGGCTCTGCCCTCCGCGGATCAGTTCGAGCGCACCCGATTGCACCTGGGCCTCGCCCTCGCCTTCCTGTCCGGCAGCACGCTCGGCTCGCTCCTCTTCCTGCGCTACGGCGCGCCCTCCATGGCCATGCCATGCGTGGTGCTGCTGCTGGTGATGGCGCTCGACATCAGCCCCGCGGGCAGCCACGCGCCCGCCACGGGTGCCTAA
- a CDS encoding chloride channel protein: MNTSSQEGGWLGRQLVRLERWVLTLLAATNRIRLPGPSVLPVAGAVVGLYSGLAAGLFANLIALVSGLVLGFPSLMDDRKELAQSFAEARWHLEYLIVGVPLGLSALVLARIMLPGGPRDEVKRRLKVLGLLVLGALSLYYPLVAMAAVNSVLGHTEDVGRSIQQLQPWLLPLLPMVGGLVVGRVLRNRPETHGHGVPEVVKAVEREGRLSGHDGVMKLVASAITIGTGGSAGREGPIVFGGAAFGSEVGRTLGFTRRELAILLASGAGAGIAASFNAPIAGAIFAMEIILREFQLRVFSPIILASVTATMVGRGVMGNAAMIRRVAYSMVSGWEIVFYAMLGLVTGVLAYAFIRMMHGAEEFFQGKRPGRLSAFLGRQPMSLRAALGGLVVGCLALMHPVVWGTGHEYINQASARTLSLTLLASGCLLKLVGTSLTLGSGGSGGTFFPMTVIGALAGGAFGEVLHAVMPALTAPSGAYAMVGMGGAVAALTRGPLTGLMMVYELSGNYAIILPLMVTCTIASALCHSLVERKAGVDPHTLRRTPVRSLVAWVEPVGPELPAPALRERLLTAPVAALPVRGADGQLRGVVTASTLGERWREAGDESTVAALADLARPVSVDTPVGDALEAMDTQLVDALPVQGDGQVGVVTRVGLERFLRGERRKPRAEPAFAATEIPR; this comes from the coding sequence ATGAACACCTCTTCGCAGGAGGGTGGTTGGTTGGGCCGCCAGTTGGTGCGGCTGGAGCGGTGGGTACTGACGCTGTTGGCGGCCACCAATCGCATCCGGTTGCCGGGGCCTTCGGTGCTGCCGGTGGCGGGCGCGGTGGTGGGCCTCTACAGCGGCCTGGCCGCGGGCCTCTTCGCCAACCTCATCGCGCTCGTCAGCGGCCTGGTGCTGGGCTTCCCGAGCCTGATGGATGATCGGAAGGAGCTGGCCCAGTCCTTCGCCGAGGCGCGCTGGCACCTCGAGTACCTCATCGTCGGTGTTCCCCTGGGCCTGAGCGCGCTGGTGCTCGCGCGCATCATGCTGCCCGGTGGCCCGCGAGACGAGGTGAAGCGCCGGTTGAAGGTGCTGGGGCTGCTGGTGCTGGGCGCGCTGTCGCTCTACTACCCGCTGGTGGCGATGGCGGCGGTGAACTCGGTGCTGGGGCACACGGAGGACGTGGGGCGGAGCATTCAACAGTTGCAGCCCTGGTTGTTGCCGCTGCTGCCCATGGTGGGAGGCCTGGTGGTGGGCCGCGTGCTGCGCAACCGTCCCGAGACCCACGGCCACGGTGTTCCCGAGGTGGTGAAGGCGGTGGAGCGCGAGGGCCGGCTGTCCGGGCATGACGGGGTGATGAAGCTGGTGGCGAGCGCCATCACCATCGGCACGGGGGGCTCGGCCGGGCGCGAGGGGCCCATCGTGTTCGGAGGCGCGGCGTTCGGCTCGGAGGTGGGGCGCACGCTGGGCTTCACCCGGCGCGAGCTGGCCATCCTCCTGGCCAGTGGCGCGGGCGCGGGCATCGCCGCCTCCTTCAACGCTCCCATCGCGGGCGCCATCTTCGCGATGGAGATCATCCTGCGCGAGTTCCAGCTGCGCGTCTTCTCTCCCATCATCCTCGCCAGCGTCACCGCCACCATGGTGGGCCGTGGCGTCATGGGCAACGCCGCGATGATCCGGCGGGTGGCCTACAGCATGGTGAGTGGCTGGGAGATCGTCTTCTACGCGATGCTGGGGCTGGTGACGGGAGTCCTGGCGTACGCCTTCATCCGGATGATGCACGGCGCCGAGGAGTTCTTCCAAGGCAAGAGGCCGGGACGGCTGAGTGCCTTCCTGGGACGGCAGCCGATGTCGCTGCGGGCGGCGCTGGGCGGATTGGTGGTGGGGTGCCTGGCGCTGATGCACCCGGTGGTGTGGGGCACGGGGCACGAGTACATCAACCAGGCGTCGGCGCGGACGCTGTCGCTGACGCTGCTGGCCTCGGGTTGCCTGCTCAAGCTGGTGGGCACGTCGCTGACGTTGGGCTCGGGAGGTTCGGGAGGGACGTTCTTCCCCATGACGGTGATCGGGGCCCTGGCGGGAGGGGCCTTCGGGGAGGTGCTGCACGCGGTGATGCCGGCCCTCACCGCGCCGAGCGGCGCCTACGCGATGGTGGGCATGGGCGGCGCGGTGGCGGCGCTCACGCGCGGGCCGCTCACGGGGCTGATGATGGTGTACGAGCTGAGCGGCAACTACGCCATCATCCTGCCGCTGATGGTGACGTGCACCATCGCCTCGGCGCTGTGCCACTCGTTGGTGGAGCGGAAGGCGGGAGTGGATCCGCACACGTTGCGGCGCACGCCGGTGCGCTCGCTGGTGGCATGGGTGGAGCCGGTGGGGCCGGAGCTGCCGGCGCCGGCGCTGCGTGAGCGGCTGCTCACCGCGCCCGTGGCGGCGCTGCCCGTGCGGGGGGCGGACGGCCAGCTGCGGGGCGTGGTGACGGCGAGCACGCTGGGAGAGCGTTGGCGCGAGGCGGGGGACGAGTCCACGGTGGCGGCGCTGGCGGATCTGGCGCGCCCGGTATCCGTGGACACGCCGGTGGGCGACGCGCTCGAGGCCATGGACACCCAGCTCGTGGACGCGCTGCCGGTGCAGGGAGACGGGCAGGTGGGGGTGGTGACGCGCGTGGGACTCGAGCGCTTCCTTCGCGGGGAGCGGCGCAAGCCCCGGGCCGAGCCCGCCTTCGCCGCGACGGAGATTCCCCGTTAG
- a CDS encoding fused MFS/spermidine synthase, translating into MLRYALTLFLSAFLLFGVQPLAGKYALPWFGGTPSVWTTCMLFFQLMLLGGYAYSYVSVRRWSPRRQARVHLGLLGLTVAVLAGRALLTGSPVAPGPEWRPAADGISTARLLAMLAVSLGLPFFTLSTTAPLLQSWFSRVRPGTSPYRLYALSNAGSLLALLAYPFLVEPWLGRGVQAWAWAAGFLLFAGGCAACAWEVLRRGEARVPGDEAVTDGGPSPGVGRVLAWLGLSGGASVLLLATTNQLSQDVAAGPFIWMLPLALYLLTFILAFEREALYSRPLTALLLLLAVGGVTSTAFARAHVSLPVQVLVHSGALFSGALLCHGELYRLRPAPRHLGAFYLWVSAGGVLGAAFVHLAAPFLFRSYLEYPLTLGACCLLAALVLLRRAPEESRARLILRQASALLLLLMAGGLGLAVKDGQDSRESLRGFFGVMRVVETGREDPDAHMFTLFHGNVLHGFQYARPERRRRPTSYYTPESGLGLALTEQRRLKQAQGLPPSLRVGVLGLGVGTMAALGRAGDTFRFYEINPQVIALARGEGGYFSFLRDTPARVEVARGDARILLEQELAHGAAQGFDVLAVDVFSSDSIPVHLFTEEVVDVYREHLGPRGVLAMHISNAHLDLLPVALAHARASGLHATLVEKGSSEDARATSWLLLSREPRFSWGETFRREDRQVHRLTLEGPPRVRWTDEHNSMLPLVAAFGVDHHDIVEESAVAPPAVAVPSGP; encoded by the coding sequence ATGCTCCGCTACGCCCTCACCCTGTTCCTCAGCGCCTTCCTGCTCTTCGGCGTGCAGCCGCTCGCGGGCAAGTACGCGCTGCCGTGGTTCGGCGGCACGCCGTCGGTGTGGACGACGTGCATGCTCTTCTTCCAGCTCATGCTGCTGGGCGGCTATGCCTATTCGTACGTCAGCGTCCGCCGGTGGAGCCCGAGACGGCAGGCGCGGGTGCACCTGGGGCTGCTGGGGTTGACGGTGGCGGTGTTGGCAGGGCGTGCGCTGCTGACGGGCTCGCCCGTGGCTCCCGGGCCCGAGTGGCGCCCCGCGGCGGACGGCATCTCCACCGCGAGGTTGCTGGCCATGCTCGCGGTGTCCCTGGGGCTGCCCTTCTTCACGCTGTCCACCACCGCGCCGCTGCTGCAGAGCTGGTTCAGCCGGGTCCGGCCGGGCACCTCGCCCTACCGGCTCTACGCCCTCTCCAACGCGGGCTCGTTGCTGGCGCTGCTGGCCTACCCCTTTCTCGTCGAGCCCTGGCTGGGACGCGGGGTGCAGGCGTGGGCGTGGGCGGCGGGCTTCCTCCTCTTCGCCGGGGGCTGCGCGGCGTGCGCCTGGGAGGTGCTGCGGCGGGGAGAGGCTCGGGTGCCGGGGGACGAGGCGGTGACGGACGGTGGGCCCTCGCCGGGCGTGGGGCGCGTCCTGGCGTGGCTGGGGTTGAGCGGGGGCGCCTCGGTGCTGCTGCTGGCCACGACGAACCAGCTCTCGCAGGACGTGGCGGCCGGGCCCTTCATCTGGATGCTGCCGCTGGCCCTGTACCTGCTCACCTTCATCCTCGCCTTCGAGCGGGAGGCGCTCTACTCGCGCCCCCTCACCGCCCTGCTGTTGCTGCTGGCGGTGGGCGGGGTGACGAGCACGGCCTTCGCGAGGGCGCACGTGTCCCTGCCGGTGCAGGTGCTCGTGCACTCGGGGGCCCTCTTCTCCGGAGCCCTGCTCTGTCACGGCGAGCTGTACCGGTTGCGGCCCGCGCCACGCCACCTCGGCGCCTTCTACCTCTGGGTGTCCGCGGGAGGCGTGCTCGGCGCCGCCTTCGTCCACCTGGCCGCGCCCTTCCTCTTCCGCTCCTACCTGGAGTACCCGCTCACGCTCGGGGCCTGCTGCCTGCTGGCGGCGCTCGTCCTGCTGCGCCGCGCTCCGGAGGAGTCCCGCGCCCGGCTCATCCTCCGCCAGGCCTCGGCGCTCCTGCTCCTCCTCATGGCTGGCGGCCTCGGCCTCGCGGTGAAGGACGGCCAGGACTCGCGTGAGTCGCTGCGCGGCTTCTTCGGCGTCATGCGCGTGGTGGAGACGGGACGGGAGGACCCGGACGCCCACATGTTCACGCTGTTCCACGGCAACGTCCTGCACGGCTTCCAGTACGCCCGGCCCGAGCGCAGGCGGAGGCCCACGTCCTATTACACACCCGAGAGCGGGCTGGGGCTGGCGCTCACCGAGCAGCGGCGGCTCAAGCAGGCCCAGGGACTGCCACCCTCGTTGCGCGTGGGGGTGCTGGGCCTGGGCGTGGGGACGATGGCCGCGCTGGGACGCGCCGGGGACACCTTCCGCTTCTATGAAATCAATCCCCAGGTCATCGCCCTGGCCCGGGGGGAAGGGGGCTACTTCTCCTTCCTGCGCGACACGCCGGCCCGGGTGGAGGTGGCGCGGGGGGACGCGCGCATCCTGCTCGAGCAGGAGCTGGCGCACGGTGCGGCCCAGGGCTTCGATGTGCTCGCGGTGGATGTCTTCAGCTCGGACTCCATTCCGGTGCACCTGTTCACCGAGGAGGTGGTGGACGTGTACCGCGAGCACCTGGGCCCCAGGGGCGTGCTGGCGATGCACATCAGCAACGCGCACCTGGATCTGCTGCCCGTCGCCCTGGCGCATGCGAGGGCCTCGGGCCTGCACGCCACGCTGGTGGAGAAGGGCTCCTCGGAGGACGCGAGGGCCACCTCCTGGTTGCTGCTCAGCCGGGAGCCGAGGTTCTCCTGGGGGGAGACCTTCCGGCGCGAGGACAGGCAGGTCCACCGATTGACGCTCGAGGGACCCCCGCGGGTGCGGTGGACGGACGAGCACAACAGCATGCTGCCGCTGGTGGCGGCCTTCGGGGTGGACCACCACGACATCGTCGAGGAGTCGGCAGTGGCGCCCCCCGCGGTGGCCGTTCCCTCCGGACCCTGA